The genomic window TGCTGGTCGGGTTGGGTATTTTGGGTTTGGTGGACATGCCGAAACAGGAGTTTCCGGAGTTCACCATCCGCCAAGGCGTGGTAGTGGGTGTTTACCCCGGGGCGACTTCAGGAGAGGTGGAGGAGCAGTTGGCCAAGCCTTTGGAGAGATACCTGTTTACCTTCAAGGAGGTAAAGAAGAAAAAGACGTACTCCATGTCAAGGGATGGAATGGTGTACGTGATGGTGGAGCTGAACGACGACGTGAACAATAAAGACGAGGTCTGGTCGAAGATCAAGCTCGGCTTGCAGAACTTCAAGTCGCAACTGCCCTCGGGCGTACTCGCCGTCATCGCGAATGATGATTTCGGCGATACTTCCGCCTTATTGATCACCTTGGAATCGGAAGACAAGACCTACCGGGAATTGCAGCGATACATGGAGACGCTGGAAGACCGCCTGCGCCGGATCGAGTCCGTATCCAACCTGCGCCGTTACGGGGTACAAAACGAGCAGATCTCGGTCTACTTGGATCCAGACAAGCTAGCCGCTTATGGCCTAGACACCCGTATGCTGATGACAACCTTGTTCACCCAAGGCTTTACCACCGCCTCCGGCTCCTTGGAGAATGGCGGCTTGGACATTCCCATCCACCTTTCCGTGACCTATCCCTCGGAGCGGGAGGTAGGCGAGCAGATCCTGCTGGCCGATGCCGACGGGCATATGATCCGCTTGAAAGACGTGGCCCGTATCGTACGGGAATATCCCGAGCCGGATAGCTATATAACGAACAACGGCAAGAAAGCGATCATCCTTTCCATGGAGATGCGTGAGGGCCATAATATCGTACGATACGGAAAGGAGGTAGACGAGGTATTGCACGCTTTCGAGCGGGATCTTCCCGAGAGTGTCTCGATTCGCCGGATCGCCGACCAGCCGAAGGTGGTGGGAGACTCGGTAAGTTCCTTCGTGCGGGATTTGTTCGTGTCCATCGTGGTCGTGATCTTGGTGATGATGGTACTCTTCCCGTTCCGCTCGGCATTGGTGGCGGCTACCTCCATCCCGATCAGTGTCTTTATCTCGATCGGTGTCATGTACGCTTGCGGCATCCCGCTGAATACGGTGACGCTGGCCGCCTTGATCGTGGTATTGGGCATGATCGTGGATAACTCCATCATCGTGATAGACGCCTATCTGGAATATCTGGACAAGGGCTATTCCCGTTGGTACGCCGCCGTCTATAGCGCCAAGAACTATTTCAGCTCGATTTTGTTGGCTACGCTGTGTATTTGCGTGATCTTTTTCCCGTTGCTTTTCACGATGACGGGGCAGATGTTGGATTTCGTGACCTTCTTCCCTTGGACGCTTTCCATCTCCCTCATGGTGTCGCTGGCGGTGGCGATGGTCTTTATCCCGCTGCTGGAGCGGGTCTTGATCAAGAAGGGATTGAAGTCCGGGCGGGAGAATACAGGCAAGAAGAGGTTCAATCTGCTGGATACCGTACAGGCCGTCTATACGAGGGCGCTGACGTGGACTTTCCGTTTCCCGAAAGCCACGATCGGTCTAGGCATCCTGACGGTTGCCTTGGCGATCCTGATGATCACTCAACTGAGCCAGCGTATGATGCCGATAGCCGACCGGGATCAGTTCGCCGTCGAGATCTATCTCCCGCAGGGAACCTCGCTGGACCGTACCGCCGCCGTGAGCGATAGTCTCTATAAGCTGTTGTCGGAAGATGAGCGCATCCTGTCCGTCACCTCCTTTATCGGAACTTCCTCGCCCCGTTTCCAAGCTACCTACGCCCCGAACTTGGCCGGGAAGAATTACGCCCAGTTCATTGTCAACACCGCCTCGGTAGATGCCACCCGTAGCGTGTTGGATGATTATACGGACCGCTACGCCGATTATTTCCCCGACGCTTACGTGAAGTTCAAGCAACTGGATTACCAAAACGTATCCTCTCCTTTAGAGGTCCGTTTCATGGGAGACGATATCGCCCGGTTGAAGCAGGCCGGGGATTCCTTGATGGCCGTGTTGCGTGAGATGGACGGCTTGGTCTGGGTACACACCAATTATGAGGAGGCCTTACCCGACGTACGGGTTCGATTGGACCCAGTGGAAGCCTCCCGCCTCGGGATCACGAAGGCGATGGCCTCGGCCGATCTGGCGATCCGTTACGACGGCCTCTCGGTTGGCTCCCTCTGGGAAGGCGATTACGCTTTGCCGATCCAGCTGAGATCCGATAAGAAAGGGGAGGGTGACGCGTTCGATAAGGTCGGCGACCAGTATCTTCCCACCATCGTCCCCGGCGTGAGCGTCCCGCTCCGGCAAGTCTCCACGATCGAGGGAGGCTGGAATGATGGGCAGATCGTCCGTCGCAACGGCGTGCGTACCTTGAGCGTCTTCGCCGAGGTAACCCGGGAGACCAACCAGAACGCTATGCAGAAACGGATCGAGCGAGTCATGGAAAGCCGTATTATCCCGACCTTGCCCGAGGGCGTGACGTACGAGTACGGTGGAGCCAAGGAGCTGGATTTCGAGACGATGAACCCGCTGATGCAGGGCTTGGCGATCGCCGTGATCATTGTTTTCTTCTTCCTGTTGGTCAATTTCAAGAAGATCGGCTTGGCGTTGGCGGCCCTGTCCTCGTTGCTGCTCACCTTGTTCGGGGCGGCGCTGGGCTTGTGGGCGTTCCATATCGATTTCAGCTTGACGTGCGTCTTGGGCGTTATTAGCTTGATCGGTATCGTGGTGCGAAACGCTATCTTGATATTCGAGCATGCGCAAGACCTGCGGCTCCATAAGCATTATAGCCCGAGGGATGCCGCCTTCGACGCCGGCCGGCGACGCATGCTCCCGATCTTCCTGACCTCGGCTACAACGGCCGTGGGCGTGGTGCCCATGATCATCAGCGGCAGTTCCCTTTGGATGCCGATGGGTGTGGTGATCTGCTCGGGAACGGTCTTCTCGATGATCTTGGCGGTCATCATCCTGCCTGTTTTCTATTGGAAGATATTCGGGAATAAATGAATGATACGGATGTGGATTAGGATATAATATAGGAATGAATATATGCGGAAAAAAGAGATGATAAAAAGATGGATATATGGCATCGTCGGTTCCCTCGTCTTATGCGTGGGGACCGTGAGCGCCCAGCGGACATTATCGCTGGAAGAATGCCGGGAAATGGCTTTGGAGAATAATGCGAAGATGAAGAACGCCCGCTTAGACGTAGAAGGGGCGAGGGAAGGAAAAAAGGAGGCCTTTACGAAATACTTCCCGAATGTCAGCGCCGTGGGAACGGCATTCAAGGCGAACCACGGGATGATGGATATGAGCGTGATACCGGGCCTTCTCGAGTTGTCGATGATGGATGACGGCTTGCTGGGTGGGGTGACCGCTATCCAGCCCGTGTTCGCCGGCGGACAGATCGTGAACGGCAATAAGCTGGCCGACTTGGCGCTCGAGGTGAGCCGTTACCAGATGCGCCAATCCGAGGATGAGGTAGCCCTGACGGTGGAGCGGTATTACTGGCAATGGATCTCCCTTCACGAGAAATTAAGGACGATCGAGATCGTGGAATCCTTGGTGGGGAGTCTTTATAAGGATGTGGAGGTAGCGGTCGGCGCCGGCGTGACGACTCGTAATGACCTACTGCAAGTCCAGTTGAAAAAGAACGGCGTGGCGAGCGACCGCCTGCGGGTGGAGAACGGCTTGCGCCTCTCCAAGATGGTGCTGGCTCAATATATCGGTATCGGGGAAGATGATTTCGAGATCGATTTCACGCTGCCCGCCGAGGTGCCCTCCCCGGAGCTTTACCGGGTGAGCCATGAGGAGGCGCTCCCTACGACACTCTCTTATAAATTGCTGGAGAAGAACGTGGAGGCCGCTCGTCTTCAACAAAAGCTGAAGGTTGGGCAATACTTGCCCACCGTGGGGATCGGAGCCGGGTATATGTATCACAACTTACTGGATAAGGACCGTCCGTTCGGCATGGTTTTCGCTACCGTAGCGATTCCGATCAGTGATTGGTGGGGCGGCTCGCACGCCATCCGGAAGCAAAAGCTTCAGGTGAAGGCGGCCGAGTATTCCCGCCAAAACGCCAATGAGCTTCTGTTGGTGCAAATGCGGAAGCTTTGGAACGAGCTGGAGGAGTCTTATAAGCAAGTCAAGCTCTCGGAGGAGTCCATAGCGACAGCCGAGGAGAATGTCCGCCTTAATACGGACTATTATAAGGCGGGCACGGTAACGCTGAGCGATCTTCTGGACGCTCAATCGCTTCTCCAGCAAAGCCGTGACCAGTATACGGGCGATTATACGGCTTATTTGATCAAACGTACGGAATATTTACAGGCGACAGGGCGTTAATTTGTTTTTTTTCCATATATTTGCTTATTAACAAATAATAAAACGAGAAGTGATGATGAGCTACGCCAATTATCTTTACATTGCGATCCATGCCGCGGTAGACGCAGGCAAGTCGATCATGGATATTTATAACGACCCCGAATCAGACTTCGGGATAGAGAGAAAAGCAGACAACTCGCCGTTGACAAAGGCGGATAAGGCGGCCCATCGATTGATAACAAACGCTTTGTCCGTTACCCCGTTTCCGGTCTTAAGCGAGGAAGGAAAGGAGATCCCGTTCAAGGAGCGCTCCAAATGGGAGACGCTGTGGATCGTGGACCCGCTGGACGGTACCAAGGAGTTTATCAAGAAAAACGGCGAGTTTACCGTGAATATCGCCTTGGTGGAGAAGGGTGTGCCCGTGTTGGGCGTCATTTATGTGCCCGTCCGGAAGGAGTTGTATTTCGCCTCCTCCTCTGTGGGTGCTTATAAGTTTACGGGAATCGATAGCAGTAGCCAGCCCTCGATGGACGAGATGAAGCAGCGGGCGATACATTTGCCGATAGCGCTGGCGCATCAAGGAGTCGTGGTAGTGGCGTCCCGGTCTCACCAAACGGAGGAGACCACCGCTTTCATCGATAATCTCCGCAAGCAGGGAAAGCCCGTTACGTTGATCAGTAGCGGCAGCAGCCTGAAGATTTGTCTGGTAGCGGAAGGCTCGGCCGATATCTATCCCCGTTTCGCCCCGACGATGGAGTGGGATACCGCCGCCGGCCACGCCATCGCCAAGTCTGCCGGTTGCGACATATATCATATCGACGGCAAGACCCCGCTTCGCTATAACAAGGAAGATTTGCATAATCCGTGGTTTATCGTGAAGTGAGGGGGATGTGTATTTTAAGTTACTGTCAGCGGTGGGAGACGGAGCATGCTCCGTCTCTACAAGCCGTACAATGCATTCTTGTTTATTTGGTTATGAACGAAATTTAGAAGACTACCTTGTAAGAATATAAGTTGGCCCAGAATCAATCATTATTGGTCTATATCCCATATAATCCTAAAAATAGGTTAGCGAAAGGAGTGCGCACTTGAGTATTCTTATTATTTTTGCGCTCTTAAAAGTAAATACATGAATTTTGATATAGTGTTTGTGTTGCTGGCCCTGATCGGCATGATCGCAGCCTTGGTATGGGATAAGATGCGGCCGGGAATGGTTCTTCTGACAGTGGTCGTGTTTTTTCTCTGCGTAGGCATTCTTACTCCCAAGGAGATGCTGGAGGGCTTTAGCAATAAAGGGATGATAACCGTAGCCATGCTCTTCCTTGTCAGTGAGGGAGTGCGGCAGAGCGGGGCTTTAGGCCAATTGATCAAGAAACTGCTTCCCGAGGGGAAGACCACCGTCTTCAAGGCGCAGGCGAGGATGCTCCCGCCCGTAGCTTTCGTGTCGGCGTTCCTGAATAATACGCCGGTGGTGGTTATTTTCGCCCCGATCATCAAGCGATGGGCGGAGGCGGTGAAGCTTCCGGCCACGAAATTCTTGATCCCTCTCTCGTATGTCACGATATTGGGCGGTATATGTACCTTGATCGGTACTTCTACGAATCTGGTGGTGCACGGCATGATTCTGGAGGCGGGATATGAGGGCTTTACGATGTTTGAGCTGGGGAAAGTCGGTATTTTTATCGCTATCGCCGGTATTTTATATTTGTTCGCTTTCTCGAACAAGCTGCTTCCGGACTCGAGGACGGATACGGTATCCGAAGACGGGGAGGATGAGAATCCCGGGAATTTCCACCGGGTGGAGGCCGTGCTGGGCGCACGCTTCCCGGGTATCAACAAGACCTTGGGAGAGTTTAACTTTACCCGCCATTACGGGGCGATCGTGAAAGAGGTGAAAAGCGGCGGACAGCGTTTTACCCGTAATCTGGATACGGTGGTGTTGCATGAGGGCGATACCTTGGTGTTGTGGGCGGACGATTCTTTTATCCCTACATGGGGTGAGTCTAGTGTCTTCTTGATGTTGGCGAATGGTAATGAGGCAACGGAGCCGGTATCGAAGAAGAAACGTTGGCTGGCTTTAGGACTGTTGATCTTTATGATTACGGGGGCGACGGTAGGAGAGTTGCCAGTCGTGAAAGAGGCCGTTCCAAGTATGCGCTTGGATATGTTCTTCTTTGTCTGTATTACGACAATCATCATGGCGTGGACGAAGCTTTTCCCGCCTAAAAAATACACGAAATACATTTCTTGGGATATCTTGATAACGATCGCTTGCGCTTTCGCTATCAGCAAGGCCATGGAGAATTCCGGCTTTGCCTCCATGATAGCCCGCCATATAATCGGTATGGCCGACAATTTGGGGCCGTATGCGTTGCTGGCGATTCTATTTATTATTACCAATATATTTACGGAGTTGATCACGAATAACGCTGCGGCGGCATTGAGCTTCCCGATCGCTTTGTCGGTAGCTACGCAATTAGGCGTTGATCCGACCCCATTCTTTGTCGTGATCTGTATGGCGGCGTCGGCTAGTTTCAGTACGCCGATCGGCTACCAGACCAACCTGATCGTACAAGGCGTGGGAGGCTATAAGTTCACGGATTTCGTGAAGGTGGGCTTGCCCTTGAACTTGATCACGTTCTTGATCTCCGTGTTTGTAATACCTATGATATGGAAGTTTTAGAAAATAATATCTATCCGATTTTCGACCGTATGCTGGGTCGTGAGGATAAAGAGGCGCTTTTGGGGCAAAGGGGCGTGATGGTGTGGTTCACGGGTTTGAGTGGCTCGGGGAAAAGCACGATCGCTATCGCTTTGGAGCGTGAGTTGCATAAACGGGGATTGCTTTGCCGCATCCTCGACGGGGATAATATCCGTAGTGGTATCAACAATAATCTCGGGTTCTCGCCGGAGGACCGGGTGGAGAATATACGCCGGATCGCCGAGGTGGGTAAACTGTTTGTCGATACGGGTGTTATAACCATAGCGGCTTTTATCAGCCCGAACAATGAGTTGAGAGAGATGGCGTCCGCTATCATCGGTAAAGCGGATTTCTTGGAGGTTTACGTAAGTACGCCGCTCGCCGAGTGCGAACGCCGTGACGTGAAAGGCCTGTATGCCAAGGCCCGGAAAGGCGAGATCAAGGAGTTTACCGGGGTTTCCGCCCCGTTCGAGGCACCGGAGCGTCCGGACCTGTCCTTGGATACCTCCGTATTGAGCGTGGAGCAATCCGTGAACCGGTTGTTGGAGTTGATCGTACCGAAAGTAGAAATTAAACACTGAAAAAAGATATGTCTGATTACAAGTTAAGTCATTTACAGGAGCTGGAGGCCGAGTCTATCCACATCATCCGTGAGGTAGCC from Parabacteroides distasonis ATCC 8503 includes these protein-coding regions:
- a CDS encoding efflux RND transporter permease subunit, producing the protein MRERKNGVIEWTMRHYQITLLVITVLVGLGILGLVDMPKQEFPEFTIRQGVVVGVYPGATSGEVEEQLAKPLERYLFTFKEVKKKKTYSMSRDGMVYVMVELNDDVNNKDEVWSKIKLGLQNFKSQLPSGVLAVIANDDFGDTSALLITLESEDKTYRELQRYMETLEDRLRRIESVSNLRRYGVQNEQISVYLDPDKLAAYGLDTRMLMTTLFTQGFTTASGSLENGGLDIPIHLSVTYPSEREVGEQILLADADGHMIRLKDVARIVREYPEPDSYITNNGKKAIILSMEMREGHNIVRYGKEVDEVLHAFERDLPESVSIRRIADQPKVVGDSVSSFVRDLFVSIVVVILVMMVLFPFRSALVAATSIPISVFISIGVMYACGIPLNTVTLAALIVVLGMIVDNSIIVIDAYLEYLDKGYSRWYAAVYSAKNYFSSILLATLCICVIFFPLLFTMTGQMLDFVTFFPWTLSISLMVSLAVAMVFIPLLERVLIKKGLKSGRENTGKKRFNLLDTVQAVYTRALTWTFRFPKATIGLGILTVALAILMITQLSQRMMPIADRDQFAVEIYLPQGTSLDRTAAVSDSLYKLLSEDERILSVTSFIGTSSPRFQATYAPNLAGKNYAQFIVNTASVDATRSVLDDYTDRYADYFPDAYVKFKQLDYQNVSSPLEVRFMGDDIARLKQAGDSLMAVLREMDGLVWVHTNYEEALPDVRVRLDPVEASRLGITKAMASADLAIRYDGLSVGSLWEGDYALPIQLRSDKKGEGDAFDKVGDQYLPTIVPGVSVPLRQVSTIEGGWNDGQIVRRNGVRTLSVFAEVTRETNQNAMQKRIERVMESRIIPTLPEGVTYEYGGAKELDFETMNPLMQGLAIAVIIVFFFLLVNFKKIGLALAALSSLLLTLFGAALGLWAFHIDFSLTCVLGVISLIGIVVRNAILIFEHAQDLRLHKHYSPRDAAFDAGRRRMLPIFLTSATTAVGVVPMIISGSSLWMPMGVVICSGTVFSMILAVIILPVFYWKIFGNK
- a CDS encoding TolC family protein, whose translation is MRKKEMIKRWIYGIVGSLVLCVGTVSAQRTLSLEECREMALENNAKMKNARLDVEGAREGKKEAFTKYFPNVSAVGTAFKANHGMMDMSVIPGLLELSMMDDGLLGGVTAIQPVFAGGQIVNGNKLADLALEVSRYQMRQSEDEVALTVERYYWQWISLHEKLRTIEIVESLVGSLYKDVEVAVGAGVTTRNDLLQVQLKKNGVASDRLRVENGLRLSKMVLAQYIGIGEDDFEIDFTLPAEVPSPELYRVSHEEALPTTLSYKLLEKNVEAARLQQKLKVGQYLPTVGIGAGYMYHNLLDKDRPFGMVFATVAIPISDWWGGSHAIRKQKLQVKAAEYSRQNANELLLVQMRKLWNELEESYKQVKLSEESIATAEENVRLNTDYYKAGTVTLSDLLDAQSLLQQSRDQYTGDYTAYLIKRTEYLQATGR
- the cysQ gene encoding 3'(2'),5'-bisphosphate nucleotidase CysQ; protein product: MMSYANYLYIAIHAAVDAGKSIMDIYNDPESDFGIERKADNSPLTKADKAAHRLITNALSVTPFPVLSEEGKEIPFKERSKWETLWIVDPLDGTKEFIKKNGEFTVNIALVEKGVPVLGVIYVPVRKELYFASSSVGAYKFTGIDSSSQPSMDEMKQRAIHLPIALAHQGVVVVASRSHQTEETTAFIDNLRKQGKPVTLISSGSSLKICLVAEGSADIYPRFAPTMEWDTAAGHAIAKSAGCDIYHIDGKTPLRYNKEDLHNPWFIVK
- a CDS encoding SLC13 family permease, with the protein product MNFDIVFVLLALIGMIAALVWDKMRPGMVLLTVVVFFLCVGILTPKEMLEGFSNKGMITVAMLFLVSEGVRQSGALGQLIKKLLPEGKTTVFKAQARMLPPVAFVSAFLNNTPVVVIFAPIIKRWAEAVKLPATKFLIPLSYVTILGGICTLIGTSTNLVVHGMILEAGYEGFTMFELGKVGIFIAIAGILYLFAFSNKLLPDSRTDTVSEDGEDENPGNFHRVEAVLGARFPGINKTLGEFNFTRHYGAIVKEVKSGGQRFTRNLDTVVLHEGDTLVLWADDSFIPTWGESSVFLMLANGNEATEPVSKKKRWLALGLLIFMITGATVGELPVVKEAVPSMRLDMFFFVCITTIIMAWTKLFPPKKYTKYISWDILITIACAFAISKAMENSGFASMIARHIIGMADNLGPYALLAILFIITNIFTELITNNAAAALSFPIALSVATQLGVDPTPFFVVICMAASASFSTPIGYQTNLIVQGVGGYKFTDFVKVGLPLNLITFLISVFVIPMIWKF
- the cysC gene encoding adenylyl-sulfate kinase codes for the protein MEVLENNIYPIFDRMLGREDKEALLGQRGVMVWFTGLSGSGKSTIAIALERELHKRGLLCRILDGDNIRSGINNNLGFSPEDRVENIRRIAEVGKLFVDTGVITIAAFISPNNELREMASAIIGKADFLEVYVSTPLAECERRDVKGLYAKARKGEIKEFTGVSAPFEAPERPDLSLDTSVLSVEQSVNRLLELIVPKVEIKH